Below is a genomic region from Acidobacteriota bacterium.
CGCGCAAAAACATGATCCGCAACGAGCAGGACGCGCCGCCGCGCATCGTCTACAGCGACCAGACCGCCGTGCACCTGGGCGGGGTCGAGGTGCGGGCGCACCACCTGGGCCGCGGCCACACCAACGGCGACTCGGTCATCTACTTCCCGGACCTGGGCACGGTCCACGGCGGCGACCTCCTGCACGGCACGGCGCCGTTCATCGACTATGCCAACGGCGGCAGCAGCAAGGAGTGGCTCGGTGTGCTCGACGGCATCCTTGCGCTCGACTTCGACACCGCCATCCCCGGCCACGGCGGCCTGATGACGCGGGCCGACGTCCAGGCCTTCCGCGATCAGTTCGTCGCCGTCCGCACCCGCATGCGGGAGCTGATCGACGGCGGCCTCGCCAAGGAGGACGCGTCGGCGGAGATCGTGACGGCGGCGCTGAGCTGGACGACGGCCGAGAACGGCCTGTTCATGCGCCGCAGCATTCCGGGTTTCTACGACGAGATCGCGGCGGAACGCTGACGCGCTGTCGCAACGCGGTCTTGCCGGGTTCCTGGGCAGCCACGAGGATGCTCAGGCGCCAGTCATGGGGTGCCGCCGCCGGGCGGCAGTCGGGGAGGGTGTAGATGCATCGCGCGCAGAGTCGGTTCGTCGTGGCGTTCGCCGGTCTCGGACTCGTTGCCGTCGCCTCGGCGACCCACGCCCAGGACGTGGAGTGGCGCTCCTACGGGTCGGACGCGGCCGGCACCAAGTACTCGCCGCTGGACCAGATCGACCGGGACACGATCGGTGACCTGCAGATCGTCTGGCGGCAGTCGGTGCTGCCGGAGGCCATGCGGGAAGGACGCGAGGACTTCACTCCCTCCGTCGCCGCGCAGAACACG
It encodes:
- a CDS encoding MBL fold metallo-hydrolase is translated as MRGISRSGILAAFAVAAAAVIVVTGQQPESLSVTPVKDGLFYINGVGGNVGVRVTSEGVILIDDKFPRNVDAIKARVAEVTDQPIRYVINTHHHGDHAGGNVGFIDSADVIAHENARKNMIRNEQDAPPRIVYSDQTAVHLGGVEVRAHHLGRGHTNGDSVIYFPDLGTVHGGDLLHGTAPFIDYANGGSSKEWLGVLDGILALDFDTAIPGHGGLMTRADVQAFRDQFVAVRTRMRELIDGGLAKEDASAEIVTAALSWTTAENGLFMRRSIPGFYDEIAAER